The genomic interval AGCGCGCCTCCTCGCTCGAACACCGATTGAAGAGGCCGAAGAGGACGGTTATCTTCTCGTCCTGACTGCCCGCGCCCTCGGCCGCCGCGAGCGCCGCGAGTTCGTCGTACACCTCGCGGACGGTCAGGGCGTCGCGGCCGCCGCCGCTCGTGAACGCGCCGAGTCCCTGCTGGCCGCCGAGGTCGTAGGACGCCGCGACCGCGCCGATGTCGCCCGCGTCGGCGAGCGCGGCCTCCACGTCCTCTCTGTCCGTGTTCGGGCCGGCGGCGCGCGCGATGGCCTCGTAGCAGTAGTTCGGGCCGATGTCGAGTTTCGTCTCGCTGTACGCCGGGAACACGCGTCCCTGCACGAACCGCGCGACCACCGCGAGGTCGTCGCCCGCCGCCGCGAACAGGTCGGCGACGAGGGAGACGACGTCGAGGTCTGCGGGTTCGGCCTCGATGGCGGACGCGCGCTCGGCGAACTCCGCGAACTCCATTACGCGGTCGTTCACGGCGTCCGTGCTTAAACCGACCGAAGGCCCACCGCCTTTTATACGCTCGCTCACGAACCCTCGCGCATGACTCGCTCGGACCTCGCAGCCGCGGTCGACGACGTCCTCGACGTGGACGCCGAGGCGTTCCAGTCGCGCGTCCGGGAGGACGCCGACGTCATCAAGGAGGAACTCGCGGCCGGGACGTTCGACAACCCCCAGGCCATCGTCGGCCTGGAGTACGAGTTCTACGCGGTGAGCGACGAGGGGTCGCTCGCCCGACTCCCCCGTCGCCTCCTCGAGTTCGTGGGGTTCGAGAAGGAACTCGGCCTGCACAACGCGGAGATGACGACCAGCCCCCAGCCCCTCAACGAGTACGGCCTCGACGCGCAGGAGTCCGAGGTGCAGGCGCGCCTGAAGGCCGCCTACGAGCCGATGGACGCCGAAGGACTCCACCTCGTCAGCGACGGCATGTGGACGATACCGCCAGAGGGCGAGACCGCGGAGGAGTACCTGACGGACAGCGTCTCGGACGCGGGCATCGACCTCGCGACGAACATGAGCGCCTCGACGCGGTACCACGCGATGGCGAACACCGACCAGCCGGCGGGGATGACGCTCGACGCACCCCACGTCTCGCTCGAAGCGAACACGGTGATGCCGGAGGCGCTCATCACGTCGATTCAGCCGCACTACCAGGTTCCGCAGGCGGTCGACCTCCCGACGTACTTCCGGTACGCGCTCCGGTTCGCCGGCCCGCTCGTCGCGCTCGGCGTGAACTCGCCGTTCTACCCGCCCGACCTCTACGACGACGACGCGACCCCGGCAGAGATTCTCGCGGACAGCCACGACGAACACCGCGTCGGCGTGTTCGAATCCGTGCTCAACGTTCCCGGCGAACAGGAGAAAGTGCGGTTCCCCCGGGATATCGAGAGCATCGAGGAGGCGGTCGACCGCATCGTCGAGGACAACACCATCGTTCCGATGCCCGTCGAGCAAGGCGGGCGGTTCGACGACGAGTTCGCGCACTTCCGGATGAAACACGGCACGTACTGGCGGTGGATGCGGCCCGTGCTCGGCGGGAGCAGTCGGGAGTCCGCGAACGCCCGCATCGAGTTCCGGCCGCTCCCCGGCCAGCCCACCGTGCGGGACACCGTCGCGTTCCAGGCGATGCTGGCGGGCCTCCTGCAGTCGATGGTGCGCCGCGACCACGACCTCTACGCGCTCGACTGGGCGGACGCCCGCGACAACTTCTACGCCGCCGTCGAGGACGGCCTGGACGCCGACTTCACGTACGTCACCGCGGACGGCGACGAGACCACGGACTCGCAGGCGATTTACGAAGACTTGTTCGAGCACGCAGAACGCGGCCTGCTCGACTGCGGCCTCGGCGAGGAAGCCGCCGCGAAGTACCTCTGGCCGCTCCGCCAGCGCGCCCGCCACGGCGTCACTCCCGCCGACTGGAAGCGCGACCGCGTCCGCGACCAGCTCGACGACGGCGACACCTTCCAGAACGCCGTCTACGCGATGCAGTGCGAGTACATCGAGAACCAGCGCGAGACCATCCTCGAAGGCAGCTTCGCCGACTGGGTCGGCCGCGGCGACGGCTTAGAGAAGTAAAATTACGAGCCCAGCGCTCAAAGCAGCTATCAAGTAGATAATCGCGAGTGTCGGACTAAATAGAACAACGATAGTTGCCATCCCAAAGAGAGCCGAGTAGATGTATACTGACCCCATTAGAACCCAAATAAGGCGCCCCACACCGGCCACCAGCGGAAATCCAATCAGAAGAAAGACCGAGATAAGGAAACTAGCCCAGGTAGGGAGGGGAAGGGAAAATGAATGGGTAGTAGAACCGAAGAGGGAGAGAAAGAACCCAATAGCAATCAGAAGAGCCCCGATTATTCTCCAAGAGATTAGCTCAAGCTCAGCGATTTTGTCCCGCGTCTCTTCGTACTCGTATAGTTCAGAAAGGCGATCTTGGACTCCGCTTAATTCACCCACTGCCAAAAGAAGACTACCGAATCCCTGAATGATAGTGACGGCTGTTGAACCGCGTATCTGATCCCCGGCATTACTGTAGATAGCAATAACTAGGAAGAGTAGTGGTGTGAACAGCGCGAAGGCAGCCATCGGGAGGACCTCCTCTAAATCCGATTCTGGAACGGGTGTTTTGCGAGCAAGACGTGCCGAAATATACGATGACCCCCTCTCACGAATACGATTAGATGGAACAGGAAATAATCGATGGCGTATATCGTTCTCGGAGGGTTGCGAACTCAGTAGATAATACAGACCGATGACGAGCGTTAGGACTGGCCCGATGTACAGAGGGAGAGACGCATGAAGCGCTAACGCACCTCCGGCCCCCACTATTCCTACGCTAACCGCATAAAGACCGATTAGGTTACGTTTCAGAAAATCCATCCCTGTGAGGATGAATTATCCGCTCAACCTATTTATAATAGGTCGTCGAAGTCTTCGTGGCCGACGATGTCGACGTTGTTCTCGGTGATGCGGGTGATGTGGATGCCGTTGCCGGAGGCGGCGTCGCGTTCGCTGGCGGCCTTGACGGCTTTGGCGGCGACGGTTTCGGCTTCGTCCATGGTGAGGCCGTCCTCGTAGTTGTTTTCGAGGCTGCCGAGGGCGTACGGCATGCCGGAGCCCTGTGCGGTGTAGTCGTCCTGCATGCTGCTTCCGCCGGGGTCGAGGCTGTAGACGTGGGAGCCGTCTTCGTCGACGCCGCCGAGGATGGGGACGACGACGAAGAAGGGGCCGCCGCGGAGCATGTTCGCGGAGATGGTGGCGAGGGCGTTGATGCTCATCTTCTCGCCGCGGCGGGCCTCGTAGAGGTTCGCTTCGGCGCGGAGGCTTCGGATGAAGGACTGTGCGCCGCCGACGCTGCCGGAGATGGCGAGCGCGGCGTTCTCCTGGATTTCTTCGACTTTCTGGACGTCCTTGTTGTAGATGACGCGGCCGCCGAGGCTCGCGCGCTGGTCGGACGCCATGATGACGCCGTCGTCGGCGGCGATGCCGACGATGGTGGTCTCGGATTCGATCTGGTTGACCTCTTTTTCGGTCATGTCGTTCTGGGGGAGTTCCCCGACCTGGGGTTCGTAGGGGTTCTGCGTGGCGTCCTCGAATTTCGCGGTGTTCCGCGCGAAGTCGGAGCCTCTGCTCGGGTTATACATTACCAGTTCGTAGACGCGGCCGACTTATAAAACCAGTCCTTGCGGCGGTCTGTTAGCGCGCGTTCTCGTAGGCGTGTTCGGTGCGGGCGACCAGCCGGTGAATGGGGAGGGTGACGCCGAGTTTGCTGGTGAGCACCGCGAGCGGGAGGAGCGCGATGCCGAGGGCGAGCGTCGTCTGGTACGCGGCGGCGGTCGTGATGCGCGTGAGCGCTGTCATCTCGATAGCCGTCCTGAACGCCGCCCCCTATATAGATGTTACTCCTGCCGGGTGGCGTGAAGGGCGGCGCAGTCGTGCGATTACACTCGGGTAGTGGTGAGTGCAACTCGACTTGGGTTCGCGCGACAGGACGCGGTAGGCGGGGGCTGGCTTCGGCGGTGGTGAGCGCTAAGTTATGCGAATACTCGGCGTAACGTCCGCACCGCGGGGCGAACCACAAGACACGACTACCCGGCGCGAAATCTCTACGTATGAGCAACTACGTCGTGGCGATGGAGGCAGCGTGGCTGGTTCGTGACGTCGATAACTCGGACGACGCCATCGGTGTCGCGGTGAGCGAGGCAGGCAAGCGCCTGAACCAACAGGACCTCGATTACGTCGAGGTCGAAGCCGGGCTGACGAGCTGTCCCGCGTGCGGGGAGCCGCTGGACGCGGCGTTCCTCGCGGCGGGCACCGCGCTCGTCGGGCTCGTGCTGGAGCTCACCGTGTTCAACGCGGACTCCGAGGAGCACGCGTCGCGCATCGCGAAGTCCGAGGTCGGCGGCGCGCTCCGCGACGTTCCCCTCGAAGTCATTGAGGTCGTCGAGGAGGCCGAGGACGCCGACGAGGACGCGTAAGCCCGCGTACGTCTGCGGTCGGGCGCGTCGTCGCGCGGACAGCCAAACCTTTATTGATAACCTCGGGTAATGACGAGTATGCACCTCCCGACCCCCCAGGACTTGCGGGAGCGTCGGACCGCGCTCGAACTCACGCAGAGCGAACTCGCCGACCGCGCGGGCGTCTCCCAGCCCCTCATCGCCCGCATCGAGGGCGGCGACGTCGACCCCCGCCTCTCGACCCTCCGCCGCATCGTGGACGCCCTCAACGAGGCGGAAGGCGACGTGGTTCGGGCGCGCACACTGATGCACGACGAGGTCGTGCACGTCGGCCCCGACGACCCCGTGAAGCGCGCCGTCGAGAAGATGCAGGACGCGGGGTACAGCCAGCTTCCCGTCATCACGAACGGCGTGCCCGTGGGGAGCATCAGCGAGAGCGACATCGTGCACGCGGGCGAGAACGTCGGCGACCAGCCCGTGCGCGACGTGATGAGCGAGAGCTTCCCGACCGTCTCGCCGGACGCGACCCTCGAAGAGGTGTCGAGCCTCCTCGACCACTACACGGCCGTCATCGTCACCGAGGAGGGATCCTCGGTCGGCATCATCACGCAGGCCGACGTGGCGGCCCGCATCTCCTGAAAATGCGGTCGCTCCGGCTGTTCCGCTCGCACGAGGCGCGGCGGAGCGCGCTCGTCGCGCTCGTCGGGCTTCTCGCGGCCCTCCTCGTGCTCGCGGCGGTGTTCGCGCGCCTCGACGTGTTCTCGACGCCCGCGGAGCTCCGCGCGTTCCTCGACTCGTTCGGCCGCGCGACCCCGGTCGCGTTCGTCCTCCTGCAGGCGATGCAGGTCGTCGCCGCGCCCGTTCCCGGCCAGGTGCTGTCGTTCGTCTCCGGCTACCTCTTCGGGCCGCTCTGGGGTACCGCGTACAGCGTGCTCGGCGCGAGCATCGGGAGTTACGCCGCGTTCTGGCTCTCCCGGCGGTACGGCCGGCCGTACGTCGAGCGCATCGTCGCCGACGACGCCTTCGAGTGGTTCGAGACCGTCACCGCCGAGAACGGCCTGCTCGCGCTCTTTCTCGTCTTCCTGATTCCCGGGCTCCCGGACGACGTGCTGTGTTTCGTCGCCGGACTCACCGACCTCGACCTGAAGAAGATGACCGTCGCCGCGGCGCTCGGCCGGATTCCCGGGTTCTTCTTCGCGGCGCTCGCCGGGTCGAACGCCGCCGCGGGCGACTACGCGAGCGCCATCGTCATCGCCGCCGCGCTCGGTCTCGCCGGTCTCGTCTGCTGGGTGTACCGCGAGCGGGTTCGGGCGGCGCTCAGTCGAGTGTGAGGCCGCGCACCGCAACGCCCTCACCCTCTTCGACGGAGCCGATGACGCGGCCGTCCGTCGCGTCCGCCAGCGACTCCGCCTCCTCGGGCGGGAGCGCGACGACGAACCCCGTGCCCATGTTGAACGTGCGATGCATCTCCGCGTCGGAGACCGACCCGCGCTCCTGCACGAACGCGAAGACGTCCTGGGCGTCGAAGGGGTCGAGAATCGAGTACCGGTAGTCGCCCATCCGGGAGAGGTTCGTCCACCCGCCGCCGGTGACGTGCGCGGCGGCGTGCACGTCGTGTTCGTGCAGGTCGTCGAGGAGGTACGTGTAGAGCCGGGTCGGTTCGAGGAGCGCCTCCCCGACCGTGTCGTAGCCATCGTAGGGGTAGGGGTCGGTGTAGTCGCCGTCGCGGGTCGCGGCCTCGCGGGCGAGCGTGAGGCCGTTCGAGTGGATGCCGGAGGACTCGAAGCCGACGAGCACGTCGCCCGCCTCGGCCTCCCCGGGGAACACCTCGTCCTCGGTGGCGAGGCCGGCGGCCGTTCCGGCGAGGTCGAGACCGGACACGACTTCCGGCATCACGGCGGTCTCGCCGCCGACGAGCGCGACGCCGGCGTCCTCCGCGCCCCGGGCGAGTCCCGCGCCTATCTGTTCGGAGAACGTCTCGCTGGGTTCGTCCACCGCGAGGTAGTCCACGAACGCGACGGGGGTGACGCCGGCGGCGACGAGGTCGTTGACGTTCATCGCGATGCAGTCGATGCCGACCGTGCTGTAGTCGCCGAGCGCCTCGGCGACGAGGAGTTTGGTGCCGACGCCGTCAGTGGCGAGCGCGAGGTACTGGTCGCCGATGTCGATGAGGCCGGCGTACTCGGTGGTGTCGTTCCCGCCGACCTGGGAGACGAGCGCGGCGGTCGCGGCCTCGCTCGCGTCGATGTCGACTCCGGCGTCGGCGTACGTGAGTTCCTCCTCGTCAGTCATACACGACGGTGGGTATGACGTGGCGAAAAACCCACCGGTGTATGCACGAGCGCGCCGAGATGTTTAGACGAATCCGAGCAGGCGGAGCGCGAGCAGGATGGAGGGCGCGGCGACTGCGACGTAGACGCCGAGGTTCCACTTTCTGACGGTGTTGCCGTCGAGCGGGCCGAACGGGAGCATGTTGAAGCCCGCGAGTAGGACGTTGATGAGGACGCCGTACTCGGCGACGGCGGAGAGCGGGGTGAGCGCGAAGAAGACGGCGGCCATCGCGAGGTTCGCGACGGGGCCGGCGAGCGCGACGAGGCCGCGCTGACGGCTGGTGATGCGGCCAGCGTGGTGAACCGCGCCGGGCGCGGCGAACAGGAAGCCGGCGAGGCCGCCCGCGATGGCGAGCAACAGCATCCCGTAGTCCGCGCGGAACTCGGCGTGCTGGCCGAAGTGGACGGCGACGGCCTTGTGCGCGAGTTCGTGGCCGAGGAAGCCGACGCCCGCCGTCACGAGACTGACGACGAACAGGAGCAGGAACTCCGTCGAAACCACTACGTCGAGGCGGGTGGCGCTGATGGGGGAGAGCAGGAGGCCGAACGCGAGCCCGAGCGCGAGCCAGGCGACGGCGAGGTCTCTGAGTTCGCGTCGGCTGTAGTTCATAGGAGGGAGACGATGAGGTCGATGCTGTTCGCGATACCCGCTCTCATCGCGGCGGTGAGTTCGCCGAGGGAGTCGAAGGGGCCGCCGAGGTAGGGGAGGACGACGAACGGGAAGAGGAAGCTCGCTATCATGCTCCCGACGTTGGTGAGCGCGACGACGGCGATGAGTTTGAACAGCGGCACCTCCCGCATCCGCGCGAGGAGGTCGCCGATGGGGGCGTCCTCGTCGGCCATGATTTCGTTGAGCGTGCTGATGTCGCCGATGGAGACGGGCGTGTACCGGAGTTCGACGTAACCCGCGAACCACCCGGGCGCGAGCAGGGGGTTGAGGCTGGTGAGCCACGCGACGAGGCCGCCGACGGTCGCGCTCCGGATGCGTGCGCCGCCGACGAGCGCGAGCGTGAACGCGAACGCGCCGTTGAACACGACCCACGCGAGGAACACGCGGAGGAGGTCTTGGTTGCTGATACCGCTCATCAGCAGGAGGAGGAAGAACACGAGGAAGCCGACGGTGAGCAGGAAGCCGAACAGTTTCGCGAGCGAGAACCGCTTCTCCTCGCGGCCCTGCAGGCTCTCCATCGGCGGCAGGGTCTCGGGGTTGTCGAGGTAGCCCTTGACGCCCTCGACGTGGCCCGCGCCGATGACGGCGAGCACGTCCTTGCCCTGCTGGCGGAGCGCGAGGATGTTGTGCGCGAGGTAGGCGTCGCGTTCGTCGATGAGGGCTTCCGCGCCCCGGGGGCTGAACCGCCGGAACTCCTCCATCATCGCGCTCACCACGTCCGTGTCGGTGAGGTCCTCCATGTCGAGTTCCTCGTACTCCTCCTCGCCGCCGGTGCGCGCGAACAGCAGTCCGAGGACGGTGCCGACGACGAGCGCGACGGCGGCGGCGATGGCGACGACTTCGACGAGCATCGTGAGCACGCCGAGCAGGCCGCCGCCCGCGAGCACGAACGGCCCCGCGAGCAGTTCGACCACGAGGCCGAGCAAGCCGCCGCCGGTGAACCCGAGCGCCAGCCCGAGCGTCCACGGGTCGGCGAGGCCGAACGCGAGCCCGCCGACCATCCGGAGTTTCTCCACGAACCCCATGCGCGTCCAGAACCGCTGAATCGTCACCTGGATGTTCCGGTCTACCAGGGCGACGTCGATGCCGAGCGCTTCCGCGGTGTCCACGGCGGCGAGCATGTCCGCGCCCGGGCTCACGTCGAAGCGCTCGCCCATGCGTTGCTGGACGTAGGAGAGGAGCCAGTACGCGAGGAACTGGAACGCCATGCTCCCGCGGAGGAGGTCTTTGGGGTCGATGTCGTCGGGCGCGTCGCCCTTCATCTGTCGGTACCGGCCCTCGTCGAGTTCGACGGCGACCACGTCCGGGTCGCGCTCCTCGATTTCGCGCTCGACGGTTTCGACGGACTCCGAGGAGACGTGCGCGGTGCCGACGAGGTGAACCGACCCCTCGCGGGACTCGTCGCTCATTAGCGTGGAGTAGTCGGCCGGCGGGCCTTACAGGTGTCGGTCGGGGGTCGGCACGTTCTTCCCGCCGACGCCAGTACGTCGAGGTATGCCTTCGGTGATGGAAACGTACGTGGAGAACCGGGAGATGGTGCAGCCGAACCACGCGAACACGCACGGCACCGCGCACGGCGGGAACGTGATGAAGTGGATGGACGAGATCGGCGCGATGAGCGCGATGCGCTTCGCGGGCGAGGAGGTCGTCACGGCGCGCATGAACCAGGTGAACTTCGACCGCCCGATTCCCGTGGGGGACACGGCGCTCATCGAGGCGTACGTGTACGCGGCGGGGTCGACGAGCATGCGCGTCCGCCTGCGGACGTTCCGGGAGAACCCGCGGACGGGCGAGCGCGAGCAGACCACCGAATCCTTCTTCGTGTACGTGGCGGTGAACGACGACGGCCGTCCGACCACCGTCCCCGACCTCACGGTCGAGAGCGAGGAGGGCGAGGCGTACCGGGACGCGGCGCTGGAGGGCGAGGACGAATGAGCCTCGACATCTCGACAGGCGAGGTGCCCGACCCGCCGGAACTCGACACGGAGGCGAGCGTGGAGGACTACGAGGACCTCGACGTGGGCGGGAACGACTACCACCGCGACGACCTCGAAGCCTTCCTCCGGGAGGGCGCGTGGGAGGAGGCGTTCGTCGAGTGGGCGGACGACACCGACCTCACCGAGGAGGACTACGAAATCGTTCTCGACCTCGACCTCCTCGCGAACTTCGACTTCTTCTGGGACGACTTCGCCGACCGCGTCGGCTACCACGCGCCCGGCCTCCCCGAGGACTGGAAGGAACGCGACCTCCACCCCGCCCTCGACTCGTGGAGCACTGTCTCCGCCATCAACGCGTCGCTCACGGAACTCGGACGCACGGTGTCGGACAGGCTGAAGGCGGACTACGTGCACTGGGACGCGGAGTACGAAGCCCCGGACGACCTGCCGGATTTCGACTGACGCGAAAATCGCCCGATCGGGGGGAGCGGGCGCGGATGTACCAATGGTTGACGGGTGCGGACGCCCCGGGGGAGGCGATCTCGCACGCCGTACCTGATTGTGGTTCCTTCCAGTTTAAGCGTCTTCTGGGAGTATAGGTAAATCGCGTCTAGCGTTCCCGTATGTCCTTAAGGACTCTCGGTCGCCCAGTCGCGCGACCGTTCGACGGCGTCCTGCCAGCGGTCGTACTTGGCGTCCCAGTCGCCGTCCCGCGGGGTGAACGCGCGGTCGGTGCGGCGGTTCTCGCGGAGGGCGTCGAGGTCGCGCCAGTAGTCGGCGGCCAGGCCGGCGGCGTACGCCGCGCCGAGCGCCGTCGTCTCGTCCACGACGGGCCGGTCGATGTCGGTGTCGAGCACGTCCGCGATGAGCTGGCAGAGGAAGTCGTTCTTCACCGCGCCGCCGTCCACGCGGAGGGTGGAGAGGGACACGTCGCTGTCCGCGAGCATCGCCTCCGCCACGTCACGGGTCTGGTAGGCGATGGCTTCGAGCGTGGCGCGCACGACGTGTTCGCGGCGGGTGCCGCGGGTGAGGCCGACGATGGTGCCGCGGGCGCGCGGGTCCCAGTGCGGCGCGCCCAACCCGGTGAAGGCGGGGACGACGTAGACGCCGTCCGTGCCGTCCACGGCGCGCGCGAGCGACTCGGTCTCGCCTGCGTCCTCGACGAGTGACACGTCGTTCAGCCACTCGATGGCCGCGCCGGTCGCGAAGATGGAGCCTTCGAGCGCGTACTGCACGGGTTCGCCGCGCCGCTGGAAGCCGATTGTGGTGAGGAGGCCGTGCGTGGACTCGACGGGCGTCTCGCCGGTGTTGAGGAGGAAAAAGGAGCCGGTGCCGTAGGTGTTCTTCGCGTCGCCGGGGTCGAAGCACGCCTGCCCGAAGAGGGCGGCCTGCTGGTCGCCGAGCGCGCCCGCCACGGGAACCTGTGCACCGAGGAAGCCGCCGGGGTCGGTGTACCCATAGTACTCGTCGTCGGAGGACGGCCGGACATCGGGGAGGCAGGCGCGCGGCACGTCGAACTCCGCGAGCAACCGGTCGTCCCACGCGCAGTCGTGGATGTCGTACAGCATCGTCCGACTCGCGTTCGTGACATCGGTGACGTGCTCACCGGTGAGCTTGTAGATAAGCCACGAATCGATTGTGCCGAACAGCACCTCACCCGACTCGGCGCGCTCGCGGACGCTCCGGGTGGCCGAGCGCGTCGGTTCGATGGGGTCTGCGTTCTCCAACAGCCACTCCAGTTTCGACGCGGAGAAGTACGCGTCCGGCTCCAGGCCCGTCGTCTCCTGCACGTACGCGCTGAGGTCGTCGCTCAGCCCCTCGATGCGTTCGGTGGTTCGGCGGTCCTGCCAGACGATGGCGTCGTGAACCGGGTCGCCGGTCTCCGCGTCCCAGAGCACCGTCGTCTCGCGCTGGTTCGTCACGCCGATAGCCGCGAGGTCGGCGGGCGCGATACCGGCGTCCGCGAGCGCCGACTCCACCACCGACTGCGTGTTCGCCCAGAGCTCGCCCGGGTCGTGCTCCACCCAGGCCGGCTCCGGATAGTGCTGCTCGTGGGTCTCGTACGCGCCCGCGACCACGGACGCGTCCCGGTCGAACACCAGAAACCGAGTGCCCGTCGTTCCCTGGTCTATCGCCCCGACGTACATACGCCGAGACGCACGCCGAACCCACATAAGCGCGGAGGAAGAGGAAGCAGACTTGTATCGTCCCCGCCAGGGTCGCGTATGGAGACGTTCAGCGCGGAAGTCATGCACGTCGTCGGCCCCGAGGAGCGCGACGACCACGACCTCACGCCGTACCTCGAACGCATCAGCGAGGACCGCTACGTCCTCGTCGTTCGCAAGGGCGGCGCTCCATCCTGGCTCGACCGCGTCGTCGCGTTCCTCCGCCGCGACTCCATCGAAGCCGTCACCGTCGTCGCGGACGACGAGTACGAGGAAGGCGACGAACTCCACGTCACCGCCACGGAAACCGAGATGGCGGGCGTGTTCGACGCGACCGAGATACGGGAAGAATAGAGGCGGCGAAGACGGGCAGTCCGCAGGACGGGAGCGCGTGCGTTCCGGACGAGTACGCCTATCAGGGTCGCGTTCGAACCCGTGTTCGAATGAGCGACGAGGGCGACATCGCGGACGCCGCGTTCGGCGTGCAGGCCGGGTTCGGGTTCGCGGGGAAGGCCGCGACGGCGGTCGTGGGGTTCGTCGGGTCGGTGGTGCTGGCGCGCGCCCTCGGACCGAGCGACTACGGCCTGTTCTACGTCGCGCTCTCCGCCGCCGCGTTCTTCGTGAACCCCGTGACTGGATGGGCGACGGCGTGCAAGAAGCGGCTGACGGAACCGGAGTTTGCGGTGGACGAGGCGGTGGGGTCGCTCGCGGTCGCGGTCGCCGTGCTCGCCCTTGTCGGCGTGCCGATGGGGTACGTCGTGGTGGACGCGGTGACGGCGAACCCGGTGTTGCCGCTCGCGGTTCCCGTGCTGTTCGTGCCGCTCGCGGCGTACCGGTCGTCCACGACCCTGCTCTCGGGGCGTGCGAATTTCGCGCTCGCGGACTGGGCGGTCGTCGTCGAGACCGCCGTGACGACGATTGCGCAAGTCGTGTTCGTTCTCCTCGGGTTCGGCCTCTGGGGAATGATTGGGGGTGCCGTGACGGGTGCGCTGGTCGTCCTTCCCGTCGTGTACCGGTGGCTCGGCGTCCGGGCGCGTCTTCCCTCTCGGGAGTCGCTGCGGTCGGTCGCGGCGTTCTCGAAGTGGTCGATTCCGCGCGGGTTCGTCGGCACCGGTCTCTCCCAGATGGACGTCCTGCTCCTCGGGTGGCTGGCGGCGTCGAGCGCGGCGGGCGACTACCAGGTCGCGCTGAAGGTGTCGATGCCGGCGACGTTCGTCTCCGGCGCGATCACGGCGGGGTTGATGGGGCGGGTGTCGGCGCTCGCGGGCCGGTCGGGCGGCGACTGGACGCCGGACTTCCGGAACGCGCTCTCGACGGGGAGCGTGCTCGCCGTCCCCATCTTCGTCGGGAGTCTCGTGCTCGCGGAACCCATCGTCGTGACGGCGTTCGGCGGCGCGTACGCGGGCGCTGGCGCGTTCCTCGTCGGTCTCGCGGCGTACCGATTGCTCGAAACGCAGACCGCGCCCCGCGGGGCCGTGCTCGGCGGGCTCGACCGCCCCGACCTCGGTTTATGGGTGTCAGCCGCCGAACTCGCTATCAACGTCGCGCTCGGGCTCGCGCTCTGGTACGCGTACGGCCCGCTCGGAATCGTCGCCGCAACCGTGGTGACGCAGTCGTTCGCGTACGCCGCGAACACGCTTCTCGTCCGCCGCCTCACCGACGTGGACGTCGTCGTGACGCGGCCGTTCCTCGCGCAACTCGGAGCCGGCGCGGTGATGGGCGGTGTCGTGCTCGCGGCGAAATCCAGCGTCGGCCCCGGCGGCTGGCTCCCGGTTGTCGGCGTCGTGGCGCTCGGCGCGCTCGTCTACTTCGTCGTGCTGTTCGCGGTCTCGACCTACCACCGCGAGACCGTGCGCGGCATCTACGCAGACCTCGCCGGGTCGCGTGACGGCGGCCTCTAAGGTGCTGGCAGTTCCAGCAGTCGGTATGGACACCGAAGTACTGGTCGTGGGCGGCGGCGCGACCGGCGTGGGGGTGGCTCGCGACCTCGCGATGCGCGGCGTGGACGTGGTGCTCGCGGAACGCAGGGGGTTGAACGCGGGGACGAGCGGGCGGTCGCACGGCCTCCTGCACTCGGGCGCGCGGTACGCCGAGCACGACCCCGATGGCGCACGCGAATGCATCCGGGAGAACCGCGTGCTGAAGGACATCGCGGGCGAGGCCGTACGGGACACCCGGGGGTTGTTCGTCCAGCTGGCGGGGGATGACCCCGACTTTTTCGACGAGAAGCTCGCGGCGTGTCGCGACCTCTCGATTCCCGCGACCGTCTACGACGGCGAGGACGCCCGCGACCTCGTCCCGGGCCTCCCCGACACTGTTGAGCGCGCGATGGACGTGCCGGACGCGGTCATCTACCCGTCGCGTCTCGTCGCCGCGACGGCCGCGAGCGCGCGCGAGCACG from Salarchaeum japonicum carries:
- the psmB gene encoding archaeal proteasome endopeptidase complex subunit beta, with amino-acid sequence MYNPSRGSDFARNTAKFEDATQNPYEPQVGELPQNDMTEKEVNQIESETTIVGIAADDGVIMASDQRASLGGRVIYNKDVQKVEEIQENAALAISGSVGGAQSFIRSLRAEANLYEARRGEKMSINALATISANMLRGGPFFVVVPILGGVDEDGSHVYSLDPGGSSMQDDYTAQGSGMPYALGSLENNYEDGLTMDEAETVAAKAVKAASERDAASGNGIHITRITENNVDIVGHEDFDDLL
- a CDS encoding DUF555 domain-containing protein, giving the protein MSNYVVAMEAAWLVRDVDNSDDAIGVAVSEAGKRLNQQDLDYVEVEAGLTSCPACGEPLDAAFLAAGTALVGLVLELTVFNADSEEHASRIAKSEVGGALRDVPLEVIEVVEEAEDADEDA
- a CDS encoding CBS domain-containing protein, whose translation is MHLPTPQDLRERRTALELTQSELADRAGVSQPLIARIEGGDVDPRLSTLRRIVDALNEAEGDVVRARTLMHDEVVHVGPDDPVKRAVEKMQDAGYSQLPVITNGVPVGSISESDIVHAGENVGDQPVRDVMSESFPTVSPDATLEEVSSLLDHYTAVIVTEEGSSVGIITQADVAARIS
- a CDS encoding TVP38/TMEM64 family protein, which translates into the protein MRSLRLFRSHEARRSALVALVGLLAALLVLAAVFARLDVFSTPAELRAFLDSFGRATPVAFVLLQAMQVVAAPVPGQVLSFVSGYLFGPLWGTAYSVLGASIGSYAAFWLSRRYGRPYVERIVADDAFEWFETVTAENGLLALFLVFLIPGLPDDVLCFVAGLTDLDLKKMTVAAALGRIPGFFFAALAGSNAAAGDYASAIVIAAALGLAGLVCWVYRERVRAALSRV
- the purM gene encoding phosphoribosylformylglycinamidine cyclo-ligase, whose translation is MTDEEELTYADAGVDIDASEAATAALVSQVGGNDTTEYAGLIDIGDQYLALATDGVGTKLLVAEALGDYSTVGIDCIAMNVNDLVAAGVTPVAFVDYLAVDEPSETFSEQIGAGLARGAEDAGVALVGGETAVMPEVVSGLDLAGTAAGLATEDEVFPGEAEAGDVLVGFESSGIHSNGLTLAREAATRDGDYTDPYPYDGYDTVGEALLEPTRLYTYLLDDLHEHDVHAAAHVTGGGWTNLSRMGDYRYSILDPFDAQDVFAFVQERGSVSDAEMHRTFNMGTGFVVALPPEEAESLADATDGRVIGSVEEGEGVAVRGLTLD
- a CDS encoding zinc metalloprotease, with the translated sequence MNYSRRELRDLAVAWLALGLAFGLLLSPISATRLDVVVSTEFLLLFVVSLVTAGVGFLGHELAHKAVAVHFGQHAEFRADYGMLLLAIAGGLAGFLFAAPGAVHHAGRITSRQRGLVALAGPVANLAMAAVFFALTPLSAVAEYGVLINVLLAGFNMLPFGPLDGNTVRKWNLGVYVAVAAPSILLALRLLGFV